A segment of the Streptomyces sp. L2 genome:
GGCGCGGCCGGGCCGCCGCATCAGCACCATGAAGCCGAGGACGACGTTGCGGGCCTTGAGCGGCACGATCAGCAGGGAGCGGCCGGTGATGAGGGGCCGCAGGTCGCGCTTCTCGAACTCGCCCGCGATGCGGTTGCCCATCTCCTCGCTGATCTGCGGGATGACGACGGGTTCACCGGTGACCATGCACTGGAAGAACGGGGTGTGCTCGGGGAAGGCGAAGGCCTCGCCGACGGGCACGGTGTCGTCCCAGCGGCCGGGTTCGTCGTTGTGCTCGACCCAGACGCGGTGCATCACGGTGCTGGCGTCCGGCGGGCCGTCCGGGAAGCCCTCGCCGGCCAGGACGGCGGCGCGCAGATGGGTGCCGGCGAAGTCGGCGAAGCGAGGGACGGCGGCGCTGGTGACCTCGCGGATGGTCTCGCCGAGGTCGAGGGAGGTGCCGATGGCGGAGCTGACCTCGTTGAGGAACTCCAGCCGCTCGCGCACCGCGAGGTACTCCAGGTCGCGTTCGGCGCCGGCCGGGATCACGGGTGCGGTGCGCTGCTGCGGCAGGACGGGTTCGGGGCGGAGGTGTCCGGCGCGCCGGGGCACGCCCCAGTACGGCGTGACGGGCACCCGCTCGAACTGGCTGAACTCCAGGACGGGGTAGCCGAGTTCGAGGACCTGGGAGACGATGCGGCTGCTGAGTCCGGGGCCCATGTTGGGCAGGATCTCGGGCAGGCGCCGCTCCAGGTCCTCGGGGGCGGGCAGTTCGGTGTGGCGGGCGAAGCCGGGCGAGATGCGTTCGGCGCTCTCGTCGTCGAAGCCGCGTTCCTGCTGGAGGCGGGTGGCGTCGGCGGCGAGGACCAGCAGCCGAGCCGGTCCGGGGCCGACCAGGGGGTAGGCCCACCAGAGCACGTCGAGGCGGGCCTCGCCGGTGGAGCCGGTGCCGGACCGCTCGTCCTTGGGTGCGGCGACCCGTGCCCGGCCGGCCGTGGGGTAGTCGGTGCGTCCGCCGAGGGACGCCTCCAGGTCGGGGCCGAGGCCGTCGTACCCCTCGAAGCAGTCGTCGGGCATGGGGTCGCCGCGCTGGTCGTCGGCGAACGCGCCGGAGACCGGCAGCAGGTCGACGGCGGGCCGGCCCACGGTCTCGTCCCTGCTCATGCCGAACAGGCGTCGTGCTCCGGTGCTCCAGTGGGACACCAGGCCGTCGCGGTCGACGACCACCACGGCCAGCGGAATCCGGCCGGCCGCCGCCGGGTCCGGCGCGCCGTCCCCAGCACCGCGGCTGGGGGGTGCGTCCCGCTCGCTGCCACGGTCCATGGCCCAGGCCCTCTCTCCCCACGGCTGTTCAGTAAACGATCTGTGCCGCCCGCCCCTACGGTACGGCGAGCGCCGCTCGCCATGTGCGGCAATCCGGGAATTGGCACCCCGGAATCACTCGGGCGTGTCCGTTCCGCTTGCGGTCTAGTCCTCGTGCCCGAGCAGCAGGTCCCGTTCGGTGCGGCCGCCGCCGGCGACCTGCAGGACCGTGGCGACCGGCGGGTAACCTGCGGCGATGACGGTGTACTCGCCGGAGGAGAGGTCGACGAACCGGAACGTTCCGTCGGCGGA
Coding sequences within it:
- a CDS encoding SpoIIE family protein phosphatase; the encoded protein is MDRGSERDAPPSRGAGDGAPDPAAAGRIPLAVVVVDRDGLVSHWSTGARRLFGMSRDETVGRPAVDLLPVSGAFADDQRGDPMPDDCFEGYDGLGPDLEASLGGRTDYPTAGRARVAAPKDERSGTGSTGEARLDVLWWAYPLVGPGPARLLVLAADATRLQQERGFDDESAERISPGFARHTELPAPEDLERRLPEILPNMGPGLSSRIVSQVLELGYPVLEFSQFERVPVTPYWGVPRRAGHLRPEPVLPQQRTAPVIPAGAERDLEYLAVRERLEFLNEVSSAIGTSLDLGETIREVTSAAVPRFADFAGTHLRAAVLAGEGFPDGPPDASTVMHRVWVEHNDEPGRWDDTVPVGEAFAFPEHTPFFQCMVTGEPVVIPQISEEMGNRIAGEFEKRDLRPLITGRSLLIVPLKARNVVLGFMVLMRRPGRAQFDDMDHTTGAELAARAGLVLDNARMYTYQENVADTLQDSMLPQVAPRMAGCDVATRYLPGTRLGRIGGDWFDTIKLGGSRTALVVGDVMGHGLNSAAMMGQLRTAVQTMAAMGTPPAQLLRNLDDLARRLGENYLATCLYAVYDPIRGELHMANAGHIPPVLVRAADGRSELLDLPTGAPIGVGGVPFEAKVVRVAPGDRLVLCTDGLVEVRGSDIGEGLAALCESAAHPAASMDDACDTIIRALNTRGGRKDDVALLMARLNGIPDDHVAEWQFDADPREVARARRVVRERLLRWALPQPVDTAELLVSEVVTNAVRHGGSGRIGLRLVRTDALLFEVTDDEPALPAMLNARPYDEFGRGLRVVSRLAREWGASATGHRKTVWFEQAVNRTS